Within Burkholderia diffusa, the genomic segment GGATGGACGCCCACCAGGCCGCGCTTGCGTGGATTGCATGGGTGTTGCCGCGCCAGCGTCTCGACGGCGGATTCGACCGTTACTGCGTGAAGGCCGGCGTGGCCGCATCGTGCGCGGAAGCCGATGCCGATGACGCGATGATGGCGACCTGGATCGAGTTGCTCGCGCGCTTTGCGCCTCCCGACGGGATGCCGGCTGCCTGGGAACTCAGCCTGAATCGCGCGGGCGCGCACCTGGACACGCTGCTCGACAAGGCGAGCGGTGTCTATCAGATATCGTCGTCACTGCATGTCGCGCTGCTGATGGATAACGTCGAGGTGCACAGCGCGTTCCAGGCGCTCGCCGCGTATTACGTGCGACGCGGCGACTATGCGCGTGCTGGCCCGTGGAGCCAGCGCGCCGACCGGCTGTCGTCCGCGATCGTCAAGGTGTTCTGGCGCGGCACGCAATCCGGCTTTCGCGCAAGCACGCAGAAGATCAGCGACACGAGCTTCTATCCGGCGAAAGTCGCGCAGATCTTCCCGATCCTGTCCGGCATCCAGGTGCCCGATCAGTCGAACGAGACGATCTATGCGCAGTGGATGCAGAAGTACGGCAAGACCTGGATGCAACTGGCCGGCTCCGATTTTCCGTGGGGGCTGATCGCGCTGGTCGCATTCAAGATGAACGACTGGGGCACGGTCGCCTGCTGGTATGCGCGCTCGGGCCCGTACCGTCATGGCGCGCACTGGAACGTACTGGAGGAGGCGCTGTACCTGGCATTCGAAAGCCGGATGGCCGATCCGCTCGCACCCGCCAAATGCGGGTTCACGACGGCGGAGGTAACGGTGACCGGATCGCGCTGACATGACGGCGCACGGTCGATGAACGGAAACAGGGAAGGAGACGTGTCATGTGTGGCATCGTCGGCGCGGTCGCGCAACGGAACATCGTTCCGGTTCTGCTTGAAGGTTTGCGCCGCCTTGAATATCGCGGCTACGATTCATGCGGCGTGGCGACCGTCGTCGACGGCCAGGCGCGCCGGGAGCGCAGTGTGTCGCGCGTCGCCGATCTCGATGCGCACGTGCGCAGCGCCGGGCTGTCCGGCAGCACCGGCATCGCGCACACCCGATGGGCCACGCATGGCGCGCCCGCAACCTGCAACGCGCATCCGATCTTCTCGCGCGACGAAATCGCGCTCGTGCACAACGGCATCATCGAGAACCACGAAACGTTGCGCAGGCAACTTTCCGACGAGAATTACCATTTCGACGGCCAGACCGACACCGAGGTCGTCGCCCATCTGATCCACAGCAAGTATCGCGGCGACCTGCTCGCCGCCGTGCGCGATGCGACGTCGCAGCTGCACGGCGCGTACGCGATCGCGGTGTTCAGCAAGCACGAGCCGCAGCGGCTGATCGGCGCGCGGGTCGGCTCGCCGCTCGTCGTCGGCCTGAAGGATGACGAATGCTTTCTCGCGTCCGACGCGCTCGCACTCGCCGGCATCACCGATCGCTTCATCTTTCTCGAGGAAGGCGACATCGTCGAATTGACGCCGGGCGGCGTGCGCATCCTCGAACGTGGCGGCACGCCGGTCGAGCGTCCGGTCCAGACCGTCTCGTCGGCGCAGGCCGCAGTCGAGCTCGGGCCTTATCGCCATTTCATGCAGAAGGAAATTTTCGAGCAGCCGCAGGCCGTGGCCGCGACGATTCCCGATGCGGGGCTGTTCGATCCCGCGATATTCGGCCCGGATGCCGCGCGCGCGTTCGAACAGATCGACAACGTGCTGATTCTCGCGTGCGGCACGAGTCACTATTCCGGCCTGACCGCGCGCCGCTGGCTCGAGACGATCGCGCGCCTGCCCGCGCAGGTCGAGATCGCGAGTGAATACCGTTACAGCGACGCGCTCGCGTTGCCGAATACGCTGGTCGTCAGCGTATCGCAATCCGGCGAGACCGCCGACACGCTCGCCGCGCTCAAGTATGCGCAGGCACTCGGCCACATCGATACGCTGGCGATCTGCAACGTGCCGACCAGCGCAATGATGCGCCAGACCGGACTGCGGTTCCTGACGCGCGCCGGCCCGGAAATCGGCGTCGCGTCGACCAAGGCGTTCACGACGCAGCTCGTCGCGCTGTTCATACTCGCGGTGACGCTCGGCCGGCTGCGCGGCTACGTCGACGATGCGCAGCTCGCGCGTTACACGACGCAGTTGCGGCGGCTGCCGAGCGCGCTCGAGGACGTGCTCGCGCTCGAGCCGCAGATCGAGCGCTGGGCCGCGGAATTCTCGCGGCACGAGAACGCGCTGTTCCTCGGGCGCGGGCTGCATTACCCGATCGCGCTCGAAGGGGCGCTGAAGCTGAAGGAGATTTCGTACATCCACGCGGAAGCGTATCCGGCCGGCGAACTGAAGCACGGGCCGCTCGCGCTCGTGACGCATGCGATGCCGGTCGCAACGATCGCGCCGAACGACGCGCTGCTCGAGAAGCTCAAGTCGAACATGCAGGAAGTGCGCGCGCGGGGCGGGCAGCTTTACGTATTCGCGGATGCCGATACACGGATCGACAACGGTGAAGGCGTGTCGGTGCTGCGAATGCCGGATTACTACGGGCTGCTGTCGCCGATTCTGCACGTCGTGCCGTTGCAGCTGCTTGCGTATCACGCGGCCTGCCTGCGCGGCGCGGATATCGACAAGCCGAGGAATCTCGCGAAATCGGTGACGGTCGAGTGACGGGAAAGGGCGCGGCTGACGCGATCGCCTCGGCGCGACGCGAGGCGGGGCGGTTCCGGAACGACCGGGCCGAACGAAGGCGAAAAAATCTTTCGCATTCGTGCGAAGATTGACGACCCGTTCCGACAACCGCACCCGAGACCGTCGTGATCCGATCGAACCCCGAGGGCAACCCGCAAGCCGGCCATCCGCCGTGGATGGCCGTCGCACTGGCCGAGTTGGGCATCCGCCGCTTTCCGCCCGGCAGCGTCAATCCGCGCATCGTCGAATACAACAACCACACGAACCTCGTCGGCTACGACGACAAGATTTCGTGGTGCTCGTCGTTCGTCAACTGGTGCATGACGCACGCCGGCATTCGTGGCACCGGGTCGGCGCTCGCGCGTTCGTGGCTCGACTGGGGGCGGCCGCTGGAGCGTCCGGTGTACGGCTGCATCGCGATCCTGACGCGCGACGACCCCGCGAGCTGGAAGGGGCATGTCGGGTTCTATCTGCGTCACGACGACGAGCGCGTGTACCTGTTCGGCGGCAATCAACTCGAAGAAGTGCGTGAACTTGCGTATCCGGTAAGCGAGGTGATCGGATACCGGTGGCCGGACGCGGGCTGACCACGTCGCGTGCGCGGCTTTCCGTGCATGGACGACGGCGCAGGCATCGCATGGCGGCCGTGGTCAATCCTGCGTGGCGGTGGCAGCGACGGCCACGGCCTGCGCTTCACCCGCCGCATCGTTCCTGCTCCACCCGCCGCCGAGCGACCGA encodes:
- the glmS gene encoding glutamine--fructose-6-phosphate transaminase (isomerizing); this translates as MCGIVGAVAQRNIVPVLLEGLRRLEYRGYDSCGVATVVDGQARRERSVSRVADLDAHVRSAGLSGSTGIAHTRWATHGAPATCNAHPIFSRDEIALVHNGIIENHETLRRQLSDENYHFDGQTDTEVVAHLIHSKYRGDLLAAVRDATSQLHGAYAIAVFSKHEPQRLIGARVGSPLVVGLKDDECFLASDALALAGITDRFIFLEEGDIVELTPGGVRILERGGTPVERPVQTVSSAQAAVELGPYRHFMQKEIFEQPQAVAATIPDAGLFDPAIFGPDAARAFEQIDNVLILACGTSHYSGLTARRWLETIARLPAQVEIASEYRYSDALALPNTLVVSVSQSGETADTLAALKYAQALGHIDTLAICNVPTSAMMRQTGLRFLTRAGPEIGVASTKAFTTQLVALFILAVTLGRLRGYVDDAQLARYTTQLRRLPSALEDVLALEPQIERWAAEFSRHENALFLGRGLHYPIALEGALKLKEISYIHAEAYPAGELKHGPLALVTHAMPVATIAPNDALLEKLKSNMQEVRARGGQLYVFADADTRIDNGEGVSVLRMPDYYGLLSPILHVVPLQLLAYHAACLRGADIDKPRNLAKSVTVE
- a CDS encoding TIGR02594 family protein; protein product: MAVALAELGIRRFPPGSVNPRIVEYNNHTNLVGYDDKISWCSSFVNWCMTHAGIRGTGSALARSWLDWGRPLERPVYGCIAILTRDDPASWKGHVGFYLRHDDERVYLFGGNQLEEVRELAYPVSEVIGYRWPDAG